The following coding sequences lie in one Montipora foliosa isolate CH-2021 chromosome 11, ASM3666993v2, whole genome shotgun sequence genomic window:
- the LOC137974696 gene encoding BTB/POZ domain-containing protein 6-like, which translates to MSVREENWQSKKPTIRERTKFMFNNDLFSDVKFMIRNSDGGSESKQAIPVHKLILSIGSPVFEAMFYGDLAETRDSIELPDCEYDSLLELFRYLYSDEVNLSGSNVIGVLYLAKKYIVPSLAVKCTQYLQDHLDPSNVFTILLSARKYDEEKLVDRCWEMIEKQTEAAVKSERFALIDRPLLEELVERDTLDISEVELFKGVVQWANKEVARRGIVADGREKRSIIGDRIIKAIRFPIMKQDEFAAVVMDSKILSYDEVSSLIKHFSAVESSSMEFSVSKRSRTQATCLLKRCSMYNSVKFGRKRLGFKNTGYLSVDRNIELYGVNLFGSKDAVYSVEVSISEFLRNAGIGTYIFSQAAGPFSSVPRQAGKYFVFDFLFEKPVSLKKGNSYHLSLEVHGPQSWYGFNGQRSIICSGVEFTFLSMNVRQDILDEVNELIFSFKL; encoded by the coding sequence ATGTCGGTCCGTGAAGAAAACTGGCAATCAAAGAAACCCACTATCAGAGAAAGAACCAAGTTTATGTTCAACAACGACCTCTTCAGCGATGTGAAGTTTATGATTCGTAACAGCGATGGCGGAAGTGAAAGCAAACAAGCGATTCCAGTTCACAAGTTAATCCTGTCGATTGGCAGTCCTGTGTTTGAAGCCATGTTTTACGGTGACCTAGCGGAGACTCGTGACTCTATTGAACTGCCTGACTGTGAATACGATAGTCTGTTGGAGTTGTTTCGTTATTTGTACAGCGATGAAGTGAACTTAAGCGGAAGTAATGTTATCGGAGTGTTGTATTTGGCGAAGAAATACATAGTTCCTTCTCTGGCAGTTAAATGCACACAATATCTGCAGGATCACTTGGATCCATCCAATGTGTTCACCATCTTGCTATCTGCACGGAAATATGACGAGGAGAAGCTGGTGGATCGATGCTGGGAGATGATCGAGAAACAAACTGAAGCTGCTGTGAAATCGGAAAGATTTGCGCTAATTGACAGACCTTTACTTGAAGAACTCGTCGAAAGGGATACCCTTGACATCTCGGAAGTGGAATTGTTTAAAGGTGTGGTACAGTGGGCAAACAAGGAAGTGGCAAGGCGAGGCATAGTTGCAGATGGACGAGAGAAAAGAAGCATAATCGGAGATCGGATCATAAAAGCAATTCGCTTTCCCATTATGAAGCAGGATGAATTTGCCGCAGTTGTTATGGACAGCAAAATTCTCTCGTACGATGAAGTGTCCTCTTTGATTAAACATTTCAGTGCAGTGGAAAGTTCGTCAATGGAGTTTTCGGTTTCAAAACGATCCAGGACCCAGGCTACATGTTTGTTGAAGCGCTGTAGTATGTATAATTCAGTGAAATTTGGCCGGAAGAGATTAGGATTTAAGAACACGGGGTATCTTTCTGTTGACCGTAATATTGAACTGTATGGAGTAAACCTTTTTGGCAGCAAGGACGCAGTTTATTCTGTCGAGGTCTCAATATCCGAGTTTTTACGGAATGCTGGTATTGGTACGTATATATTCTCACAAGCAGCAGGTCCATTTTCATCGGTACCAAGACAGGCAgggaaatattttgtttttgattttctgtTTGAGAAGCcggtttctttaaaaaaaggtaACTCGTACCATTTATCATTAGAAGTCCATGGCCCTCAATCTTGGTATGGCTTCAATGGTCAGAGGTCCATAATTTGTTCAGGTGTAGAGTTTACTTTTTTATCAATGAACGTACGTCAAGATATACTCGATGAAGTCAATGAATTAATTTTCAGCTTTAAACTGTAG
- the LOC137974695 gene encoding BTB/POZ domain-containing protein 6-like: MSAREEKWQSKKPTIRERTKFMFNNDLFSDVKFMIRNSDGGSESKQAIPVHKLILSIGSPVFEAMFYGDLAETRDSIELPDCEYDSLLELFRYLYSDEVNLSGSNVIGVLYLAKKYIVPSLAVKCTQYLQDHLDPSNVFTILLSARKYDEEKLVDRCWEMIEKQTEAAVKSERFALIDRPLLEELVERDTLDISEVELFEGVVQWANKKVARRGIVADGREKRSIIGDRIIKAIRFPIMKQDEFATVVMDSKILSYDEVSSLIKHFSAVESSSMEFSVSKRSRTQATCLLKRCSKHSSVKFGRKRLGFKNSGYLSVDRNIELYGVNLFGSKDAVYSVEVSISEFVRNAGIGTYIFSQAAGPFSSVPRQSGKYFVFDFLFEKPVSLKKGNSYHLSLEVHGPQSWYGFNGKRSIICSGVEFTFLSMNVLEDIFDEVNEFIFNFKE; encoded by the coding sequence ATGTCGGCCCGTGAAGAAAAGTGGCAATCAAAGAAACCCACTATCAGAGAAAGAACCAAGTTTATGTTCAACAACGACCTCTTCAGCGATGTGAAGTTTATGATTCGTAACAGCGATGGCGGAAGTGAAAGCAAACAAGCGATTCCAGTTCACAAGTTAATCCTGTCGATTGGCAGTCCTGTGTTTGAAGCCATGTTTTACGGTGACCTAGCGGAGACTCGTGACTCTATTGAACTGCCTGACTGTGAATACGATAGTCTGTTGGAGTTGTTTCGTTATTTGTACAGCGATGAAGTGAACTTAAGCGGAAGTAATGTTATCGGAGTGTTGTATTTGGCGAAGAAATACATAGTTCCTTCTCTGGCAGTTAAATGCACACAATATCTGCAGGATCACTTGGATCCATCCAATGTGTTCACCATCTTGCTATCTGCACGGAAATATGACGAGGAGAAGCTGGTGGATCGATGCTGGGAGATGATCGAGAAACAAACTGAAGCTGCTGTGAAATCGGAAAGATTTGCGCTAATTGACAGACCTTTACTTGAAGAACTCGTCGAAAGGGATACCCTTGACATCTCGGAAGTGGAATTGTTTGAAGGTGTGGTACAGTGGGCAAACAAGAAAGTGGCAAGGCGAGGCATAGTCGCAGATGGACGAGAGAAAAGAAGCATAATCGGAGATCGGATCATAAAAGCAATTCGCTTTCCCATTATGAAGCAGGATGAATTTGCCACAGTTGTTATGGACAGCAAAATTCTCTCGTACGATGAAGTGTCCTCTTTGATTAAACATTTCAGTGCAGTGGAAAGTTCGTCAATGGAGTTTTCGGTTTCAAAACGATCCAGGACCCAGGCTACATGTTTGTTGAAGCGCTGTAGTAAGCATAGTTCAGTGAAATTTGGCCGGAAGAGATTAGGATTTAAGAACTCGGGGTATCTTTCTGTCGACCGTAATATTGAACTGTATGGAGTAAACCTTTTTGGCAGCAAGGACGCAGTTTATTCTGTCGAGGTCTCAATATCCGAGTTTGTACGGAATGCTGGTATTGGTACGTATATCTTCTCACAAGCAGCAGGTCCATTTTCATCGGTACCAAGACAGTCAgggaaatattttgtttttgattttctgtTTGAGAAGCcggtttctttaaaaaaaggtaACTCCTACCATTTATCATTAGAAGTCCATGGCCCTCAATCTTGGTACGGCTTCAATGGTAAGAGGTCCATTATTTGTTCAGGTGTAGAGTTTACTTTTTTATCAATGAACGTACTTGAAGATATATTCGATGAAGTCAATgaatttattttcaactttaaagAGTAG
- the LOC137974697 gene encoding BTB/POZ domain-containing protein 6-like, whose translation MSVREENWQLKKPTIRERTKFMFNNDLFSDVRFMIRNRDGGSESKQAIPVHKLILSIGSPVFEAMFYGDLAETRDSIELPDCEYDSLLELFRYLYSDEVNLTGSNVIGVLYLAKKYIVPSLAVKCTEYLQNHLDPSNVFTILLSARKYDEEKLVDRCWEMIEKQTEAAVKSERFALIDRPLLEELVERDTLDISEVELFKGVVQWANKKVARRGIVADGREKRSIIGDRIIKAIRFPIMKQDEFAAVVMDSKILSYDEVSSLIKHFSAVESSSMEFSVSKRSRTQATRLLKRCSRYSSVTFGRKRLGFKNTGYLSVDRNIELYGVNLFGSKDAVYSVEVSIFEFVRNVSSGTYIFSQAAGPFSSVPRQSGQYFVFDFLFKKPVSLKKGKSYHLSLEVHGPQSWYGFNGQRSIICSGVEFTFLAMNTNQGLLDELNELIFSFN comes from the coding sequence ATGTCGGTTCGTGAGGAAAACTGGCAATTAAAGAAACCCACTATCAGAGAAAGAACGAAGTTTATGTTCAACAACGACCTCTTCAGCGATGTGAGGTTTATGATTCGTAACAGGGATGGCGGAAGTGAAAGCAAACAAGCGATTCCAGTTCACAAGTTAATCCTGTCGATTGGCAGTCCTGTGTTTGAAGCCATGTTTTACGGTGACCTAGCGGAGACTCGTGACTCCATTGAACTGCCTGACTGTGAATACGATAGTCTGTTGGAGTTGTTTCGTTATTTGTACAGCGATGAAGTGAACTTAACCGGAAGTAATGTTATCGGAGTGTTGTATTTGGCGAAGAAATACATAGTTCCTTCTCTGGCAGTTAAATGCACGGAATATCTGCAGAATCACTTGGATCCATCCAATGTGTTCACCATCTTGCTATCTGCACGGAAATATGACGAGGAGAAGCTAGTGGATCGGTGCTGGGAAATGATCGAGAAACAAACTGAAGCTGCTGTGAAATCGGAAAGATTTGCGCTAATTGACAGACCTTTACTTGAAGAACTCGTCGAAAGGGATACCCTTGACATCTCGGAAGTGGAATTGTTTAAAGGTGTGGTACAGTGGGCAAACAAGAAAGTGGCAAGGCGAGGCATAGTCGCAGATGGACGAGAGAAAAGAAGCATCATCGGAGATCGGATCATAAAAGCAATTCGCTTTCCCATTATGAAGCAGGATGAATTTGCCGCAGTTGTTATGGACAGCAAAATTCTCTCGTACGATGAAGTGTCCTCTTTGATTAAACATTTCAGTGCAGTGGAAAGTTCGTCAATGGAGTTTTCGGTTTCAAAACGATCCAGGACCCAGGCTACACGTTTGTTGAAGCGCTGTAGTAGGTATAGTTCCGTGACGTTTGGCCGGAAGAGATTAGGATTTAAGAACACGGGGTATCTTTCTGTCGACCGTAATATTGAACTGTATGGAGTAAACCTTTTTGGCAGCAAGGACGCAGTTTATTCTGTCGAAGTCTCAATATTCGAGTTTGTACGGAATGTTAGTAGCGGTACGTATATCTTCTCACAAGCAGCAGGTCCATTTTCATCGGTACCAAGACAGTCAGGgcaatattttgtttttgattttctgtTTAAGAAGCcggtttctttaaaaaaaggtaaatcCTACCATTTATCATTAGAAGTCCATGGCCCTCAATCTTGGTACGGCTTCAATGGTCAGAGGTCCATAATTTGTTCAGGTGTAGAGTTTACTTTTTTAGCAATGAACACAAATCAAGGTTTACTCGATGAACTCAATGAATTAATTTTCAGCTTTAATTAA